One window from the genome of Plasmodium relictum strain SGS1 genome assembly, chromosome: 12 encodes:
- a CDS encoding dihydroorotase, putative yields the protein MLESLYIPIADDMHCHLRQDDMLNFTVNALKKGGCNRVLVMPNTTPIISTCEDAKNYKKELMKYDNTIDYLMTLYLNKKTDENDILNNYKECNFQGIKIYPSNVTTNSKEGIKTLDPYYKIFHTLEKLNKSLHIHCEEPNINPLYAERNYLDHIHDLAVKFPHLKIVLEHISTVDTINIIKKFQNLAGSITPHHLYLTIDDVVNLNEYDFSIDNVSIEKYVKNVYNYCKPVPKTVEDKMALCNVIKEDFPRIFLGSDSAPHYKNLKNDPHFKPGIYTQPFLLSYLSHIFNKFDSLDKLENFACKNAARFLNLKEKTLNEGELAIFIEKKEFKIPNEYFGVIPFLSDQKIDFTISYKYYNS from the coding sequence atGTTGGAATCTTTATACATACCAATAGCAGATGATATGCATTGCCATTTAAGGCAAGATGATATGCTAAATTTTACTGTGAATGCATTAAAAAAAGGGGGATGCAATAGAGTATTAGTAATGCCTAATACAACTCCTATAATAAGCACTTGTGAAGAtgcaaaaaattataaaaaggaATTAATGAAATATGACAATACTATAGATTATTTAATGACATTGTACttaaataagaaaacagatgaaaatgatattttgaataattaTAAGGAATGCAATTTTCAAGGAATAAAAATTTACCCTAGTAATGTCACAACTAATTCTAAAGAAGGTATTAAAACCTTAGACccatattataaaatatttcatactttagaaaaattaaataaaagtttGCATATACATTGTGAAGAACCAAATATAAATCCATTATATGCTGAAAGAAATTATTTAGATCATATACATGACTTGGCTGTAAAATTTCctcatttaaaaattgttttaGAACACATATCAACTGTAGAtacaataaatattattaaaaagtttCAAAATTTAGCAGGATCAATAACACCTCATCATTTATACTTAACCATAGATGATGTagttaatttaaatgaatatgaCTTTTCTATAGATAATGTAAGTAttgaaaaatatgtaaaaaatgtatataattaTTGCAAGCCTGTGCCTAAAACTGTTGAAGATAAAATGGCATTATGTAATGTTATAAAAGAAGATTTCCCAAGAATATTTTTAGGTTCTGATTCAGCACctcattataaaaatttaaagaatgaTCCTCATTTTAAACCAGGAATTTATACTCaaccttttttattatcatatttatCTCATATATTCAACAAATTTGATTCTTTAGATAAACTTGAAAATTTCGCCTGTAAAAATGCTGCaagatttttaaatttaaaagagaaAACATTAAATGAAGGAGAACTTGCTATATTTATAGAAAAGAAAGAATTTAAAATACCTAATGAATATTTTGGTGTTATTCCATTTTTATCTGATCAAAAAATTGACTTTACAATATCTTACAAATATTATAACTCTTaa
- a CDS encoding DNA-directed RNA polymerase, alpha subunit, putative translates to MRFIVILIWIYIIIFCTYNSLKIGRFSFPETGKNIFFLGNLGTDIKKNNRKILLPLKKKKKIELIKKRRHKHSIYNHSDKSNESYKIFNKKNFIKKYEVKKEEIDAYIEQIKSCSSSGYEPRFPKDAFRTPEGLTNVILDYKYKNDNLRIHNYYYFFIYFLKKLSEKAKNNERETNRLINIQDFLFLKKKGFFEGDLYTWKNWVLLNKGEWKDDIGYDDDDNDYEIRTLRTLVEPKMKRMPIEYWGSFRAIDFNVNHYPIYKKLFDFFNKEEVSGDEPRHIFYPFLFYPRFSVRRDRSGLGYGDANFFGNYSDFYEKRKEREEMKKKNRNKMNIISMNLTNEEDEKKKEDKENVINTSIHRENFIDKYDFGPNDIKVEEATDIIKYPQSGKLYQKFYIGPLNITDGHTFGSLLKYVCQTQIYGYSIVAIKVHNMNEDTKIDNVQEDLLEIALNMSDVCIYSKEINVESNIRLIFKGPLMLVAGMIPLPSHLKIVNKEQYICTLKENGYIDISIKIEYGKGHWLTYEKGLYKRELGSDNECMKKREVFEVVNKNYMPISASFSTCRMVRIAVHKIATKYWCEERCEFTDPKQMLVVEIWTDCRMLPKNVLLYGIKNIKKILRKFREMIINDTDFLCQEEENEIKKLWPSIDKYKYLQTKQKMEGGPPIYNVDEALDDELDKKNNLNPFTESLINPENFPKHSNILLPLQDTPPPFLDTLEWLKLEVKKEKNKKKKKKKDNTSPRRHTFDYDDYLDNRLADILDEKKS, encoded by the coding sequence ATGCGGTTTATTGTAATTCTAATATggatttatataataatattttgcacttataattctttaaaaattgGCAGATTTTCATTTCCTGAAActggaaaaaatatattctttttaggAAACTTAGGAAcagatattaaaaagaataatagaaaaatattgctaccattaaaaaaaaaaaaaaaaattgaactaataaaaaagagaagaCATAAACATTCAATTTATAATCATTCAGATAAATCGAACGAaagttataaaatatttaataaaaaaaattttataaaaaaatatgaagtgaaaaaagaagaaatagacGCGTATATAGAGCAAATTAAAAGTTGCAGTAGTAGTGGTTATGAGCCACGTTTCCCAAAAGATGCTTTTAGAACTCCAGAAGGACTAACAAATGTTATTTTAGATTATAAGTACAAAAATGATAACCTAAGAATCcacaattattattatttttttatttattttttaaaaaaattgtcaGAAAAGgcaaaaaataatgaacGTGAAACAAATCGCTTAATAAATATTCaagattttttattcttaaaaaagaAAGGATTTTTTGAAGGAGATTTATATACATGGAAAAATTGGGTTCTTCTTAATAAAGGTGAATGGAAAGATGATATTGGATATGATGATGATGACAATGATTATGAGATAAGAACGTTACGAACTTTGGTTGAGCCGAAAATGAAAAGAATGCCTATTGAATATTGGGGGAGTTTTAGAGCAATAGACTTTAATGTGAACCACTATCCAATTTATAAGAAACTGtttgatttttttaataaagaagaaGTGAGTGGAGATGAGCCAagacatattttttatccatttcttttttatccaAGATTTAGTGTTAGAAGAGATAGAAGTGGACTAGGTTATGGAGATGCTAATTTTTTTGGTAATTATTCtgatttttatgaaaaacgaaaagaaagagaagaaatgaaaaaaaagaacaggaataaaatgaatattatatCAATGAATCTCACGaatgaagaagatgaaaaaaaaaaagaagataaagaaaatgttATAAATACTAGTATACATAGGGAAAATTTTATTGACAAATATGATTTTGGGCCAAACGATATAAAAGTTGAAGAAGCAACAGATATAATCAAATATCCACAAAGTGGAAAGTTATATCAGAAGTTCTACATAGGGCCATTAAATATAACGGATGGGCATACTTTTGGttctcttttaaaatatgtttgTCAAACTCAAATATATGGTTATTCAATAGTTGCGATTAAAGTACATAATATGAATGAAGATACTAAAATTGATAATGTGCAAGAAGACTTACTTGAAATAGCATTAAATATGTCTGACGTGTGCATATATagtaaagaaataaatgtaGAAAGTAATATAcgtttaatttttaaaggGCCATTAATGCTAGTAGCAGGAATGATTCCATTGCCTtctcatttaaaaatagttaataaagagcaatATATATGcacattaaaagaaaatgggTATATTGatatttctattaaaataGAATATGGCAAAGGTCATTGGTTAACTTATGAAAAAGGACTATATAAAAGGGAATTAGGATCAGATAATGAATGTatgaaaaaaagagaagTTTTTGAGgttgttaataaaaattatatgccTATAAGTGCTAGTTTTAGCACATGCAGAATGGTACGTATTGCTGTTCATAAAATTGCTACAAAATATTGGTGTGAAGAAAGATGTGAATTTACTGATCCTAAACAGATGCTAGTTGTAGAAATTTGGACTGATTGCAGAATGTTACCTAAAAATGTTCTTTTATAtggtattaaaaatattaagaaaattttaagaaaatttagagaaatgataataaatgaTACTGATTTTCTTTGTCAAGAAGAGGAAaacgaaataaaaaaactatgGCCATCTattgataaatataaatatttacaaaCAAAACAGAAAATGGAAGGGGGCCCACCTATTTATAATGTTGATGAAGCCTTAGATGATGAATtagataagaaaaataatttaaatccATTTACTGAAAGTCTTATTAATCCTGAAAATTTTCCAAAACATTCTAACATACTATTACCTTTGCAGGATACCCCCCCTCCTTTTCTTGATACATTAGAATGGCTAAAATTGgaagtaaaaaaagaaaaaaataagaaaaaaaaaaaaaaaaaagataatacaTCTCCAAGAAGACATACTTTTGATTATGATGATTACTTAGATAATAGATTAGCTGATATattagatgaaaaaaaaagttaa
- the PDI-14 gene encoding protein disulfide-isomerase, putative, with protein sequence MSYCNLLILLYLFIQIYSTENDTQKNNEIYNLDMNDYDKIINDQENFTFLVVYTHWCHWSNLLLEDLEKISKLLKYSNNIKIAKINAAVNSSIIEKLNVYGYPSLFMIKENNINRYNGIRSIRGIVLWVYEHLDESVFEIDNKEKLNAFLELDEYNNSILFFVSRNKKEDTVMIELVKLCVLAGYTFCFYMKDENIIDYFENTIILKKYNFDYKQLPNKEIYTVLFKNNDFDEYFYFLDEELNIIYETDYSKEEKIEALIKCLSEKVEPLVIKFSEYYYSLLFSENKVTLFILYNDINQLNKSDIIKSAKKYKNITFSISGNQEVFEKRLLGELLIDDLKKTVMRIIEFKGPILIPYKYKPINDDIEINKKSIEEFIEGFMEDKKYFYRKSERPLPDEYNNGYVKIIVADTYDEYIFKKDKNVLVLYYAPWCGHCHKLEPIYREIGKRLKLYSSKYKEYNDDIIISKIDAVNNEVYNISIEAYPTIYLYTKSNKKEPIKYLGVRTVQSIVTWIYENTNTNLDISKLLSLNLDEEQLFENYEEL encoded by the exons ATGAGTTATTGTAATTTGTTGattcttttatatctttttattcaaatataTTCAACAGAAAATGATACTCAGAAGAATAATGAAATTTACAACTTAGATATGAATGattatgataaaattataaatgatCAAGAAAATTTCACATTTTTGGTTGTATATACTCATTGGTGCCATTGgtctaatttattattagaagatttagaaaaaatatctaAACTGTTAAAGTAcagtaataatataaaaatagctAAAATTAATGCTGCTGTAAACAGTtcaataatagaaaaattgaaTGTATATGGATATCCATCTTTATTTATGATAAAGgaaaataacataaatagATATAATGGAATAAGAAGTATAAGAGGGATAGTGCTATGGGTATATGAGCATTTAGATGAAAGTGTATTTGAAAtagataataaagaaaaattgaaTGCTTTCTTAGAACTtgatgaatataataattctattttgttttttgtgAGCAGAAACAAAAAGGAAGACACAGTAATGATTGAATTAGTTAAATTATGCGTACTAGCAGGTTAtactttttgtttttatatgaaagatgaaaatataattgattattttgaaaatactataattttgaaaaaatataattttgattATAAACAACTAccaaataaagaaatttatacagttttatttaaaaataatgactttgatgaatatttttattttctggatgaagaattaaatataatatacgAGACTGATTAttcaaaagaagaaaaaatagaagcaCTAATAAAATGCCTTTCAGAAAAAGTTGAACCTTTagttataaaattttctgaatattattattctttattattttctgaaaataaagttactttatttatattatataatgatataaatcaGTTAAATAAATCAGATATAATTAAAAGcgcaaaaaaatataagaacaTTACGTTTTCAATATCAGGAAATCAAGAAGTTTTCGAAAAAAGATTATTAGGTGAATTACTAAtagatgatttaaaaaaaacagtaATGAGAATTATAGAATTCAAGGGGCCCATATTAATcccatataaatataaaccaataaatgatgatatagaaataaataaaaag AGTATAGAAGAGTTCATTGAAGGGTTCATGGAAgataagaaatatttttacagaAAAAGTGAACGACCATTACCtgatgaatataataatggATATGTAAAAATCATTGTTGCTGATACATAcgatgaatatatatttaaaaaagataaaaatgttttagtATTATACTATGCTCCATGGTGTGGTCATTGTCATAAATTAGAACCTATATATAGAGAAATTGGGAAAagattaaaattatatagttCTAAATATAAAGAGTATAATGATGATATAATTATAAGTAAAATAGATGCAGTAAACAATGAAGTATACAATATATCTATAG aagCATATCCtactatttatttatatacaaaatcaaataaaaaagaaccCATTAAATATCTTGGAGTAAGGACTGTTCAAAGTATTGTTACATGGATATatgaaaat acAAATACAAATTTGGATATATCAAAATTACTTAGCCTAAATTTGGATGAAGAACAactttttgaaaattatgaAGAATTATGA
- a CDS encoding M1-family alanyl aminopeptidase, putative, translated as MKNEQLYLYHLKKNINSNKIIKPLMYRVHLIFLKVTPFFKYCGFCLICFLKTTNSKKKLRVYTDTNHLIIINLFIVLPSNIIEKINDKNIKKKYNYIDIYIKEFALSGIYKLLIFFYYKNKKECIEGIYVLKVRKSLEKKEHNNNNKNDVEDSTIDDSNCYLYFQNAARRILNFDFKNIKFQDKNSYNYINTFCEFFYLPLIFPCLQDNIYKARFKLSISFEIKLKNLKNLKKKLRLRYFSCYNKIRKHISYLGKINRLHKKKSKERKEKSKTNLKFVNFRNERNYIKVVNPTNLVVSNSKLKSIYYSKIRMYFSSFLLKNYSMNKCIYYIFMNIFNNKNGNPFTIGNYIKRKLYNSKKNYKHNNKKLTQLNKEKEFITYEFYNTNKIVHYTFCLFIGMYFKIYFKIRELQVYIYIEKNCINDKKKYTFFTSILKKILIMFLKMSIFRKKLTEENFLQFILSSKYKYIGEENSNCFTFLSSFIEVNENDNIYKKLLCIKLIIHEIFHSIWGNCLYFKKEKYLWCKEGLTRYYEFKFSKIFLKKIKKNCKCILSISFILDSFFYVQVADTLNIYNHTLNIDNKICYKYIHENILKKKQNKRNNCNFYEKDIHHFYNILTYNKGMNIFKMISVICNPYFDIIMNFIYYTFFNHSITFKKILIFFHFFFIHFRIKPFFLHYKEYKKKVNQLKKIIIKKKKFQFRISVKNFQKKIINRNKMIFIFKKFKKKKEKKKHLKKLEHDNYSYLHKYILLSRLYSNFVKISFKKSFLTYYKKIYRKNTIIKGVYKKKIKNNLTIHKKKYTKKNILKNIIENYLNIAGPPKIFLKFLKNKSKLLIIQKHFYYDNYEQKFKETNILFQIPIIFIFNNNVYKILLKKKYILIDIKIKSKKYSIEEKKKKLSENTIIINPKNRCYFSYHFVDMYSFKFLLNSIKNRNYKYEIYNIIINIILHYLVLIKTRKQANYLNSLILRKLLLVYKLLKTKVSEKRDAYVIGILLCIEFFNCYFHFSSYFIQIENRKLKMEIKKEITNCKYFDKMDKNIDFLFKNFRSYLSQIFFFFKESVCRL; from the exons ATGAAAAATGAACAGTTGTATTTGTaccatttaaaaaaaaatataaactccaataaaataataaagccTTTGat gtATAGAGtacatttaatatttttaaaagtaacacctttttttaaatattgcGGTTTCTGCTTAATATGTTTTTTGAAAACAACAAATAGCAAAAAGAAGTTAAGAGTTTATACTGATACGAAccatttaataattattaatttgtttatagTTCTTCCATCTaatattatagaaaaaataaatgataagaatataaaaaaaaagtacaactatatagatatttatataaaagagTTTGCATTATCAGGAATATATAAactcttaatttttttttattataagaataaaaaagaatgtaTAGAAGgaatatatgttttaaaagTAAGAAAATctctagaaaaaaaagaacataataataataacaaaaatgatGTAGAGGATTCTACTATTGATGACAGTAattgttatttatattttcaaaatgcTGCAAGgagaatattaaattttgattttaaaaatattaaatttcaagataaaaatagttataattatataaatacattttgtgaatttttttatttaccttTAATTTTCCCATGTTTACaagataatatttataaagcaCGTTTTAAATTAAGTATTTCTTTTGAgataaagttaaaaaatttaaagaatttaaaaaaaaagcttaGACTTAGATACTTTTCttgttataataaaataagaaaacaCATAAGTTATTTAGGAAAAATCAATAGGCTACACAAAAAGAAATcaaaagaaagaaaagaaaaatctaAAACAAATCTAAAGTTTGTAAATTTTAGAAATGaaagaaattatattaagGTGGTTAATCCAACGAATTTGGTTGTTAGTAATAGTAAATTAAAGAGTATTTATTACAGCAAAATTAGAATGTATTTTAgttcatttcttttaaaaaattattctatgaataaatgtatttattatatttttatgaatatcttcaataataaaaatgggAATCCTTTTACGATaggaaattatataaaaagaaaattatataattctaaaaagaattataaacACAATAACAAAAAGCTTACacaattaaataaagaaaaagaatttataaCATATGAATTTTACAACACTAATAAAATAGTTCATTACACTTTTTGCTTATTCATTGGtatgtattttaaaatatattttaaaatcagAGAATTACaggtttatatatatattgaaaaaaattgtataaatgataaaaagaaatacacTTTCTTTAcaagtattttaaaaaagatattgaTAATGTTTCTAAAAATGagtatttttagaaaaaaattaactgaAGAAAACTTTTTACAATTTATTCTTTcaagtaaatataaatatataggtGAAGAAAATTCAAACTGCTTTACATTTCTTTCATCATTTATTGaagtaaatgaaaatgataatatatataaaaaattgttatgtATCAAATTAATTATTCATGAAATTTTTCATTCAATCTGGGGaaattgtttatattttaaaaaagaaaaatacttGTGGTGCAAAGAAGGATTGACAAGATATTATGAATTTAAATtcagtaaaatttttttgaaaaaaattaagaaaaattgtAAATGTATACTGTCAATTAGTTTTATCCttgattcttttttttatgttcaaGTTGCTGATACTCTTAATATCTATAACCATACTTTAAATatagataataaaatatgctataaatatattcatgaaaacatattaaaaaaaaaacagaataaaagaaataattgcAATTTTTACGAAAAGGatattcatcatttttataatattttaacataCAATAAAGGAAtgaacatttttaaaatgattAGTGTTATATGCAACCCATATTTTGATATTATCatgaattttatatattatactttttttaaccATTCCATAACCTtcaagaaaattttaattttttttcatttctttttcatacATTTCCGAATTAAacctttttttcttcattataaggaatataaaaaaaaagtgaaccAATTAAAGAAgataatcataaaaaaaaaaaagtttcaaTTTCGAATTTCAGTAAAGaatttccaaaaaaaaataataaatagaaataaaatgatatttattttcaaaaaattcaaaaaaaaaaaagaaaaaaaaaaacatttaaaaaaattggaaCATGATAATTATTCgtatttacataaatatattttattatcacGACTTTATTCCAATTTTGTAAAgatatcttttaaaaaatcttttttaacttattataagaaaatatatagaaaaaatacgATTATTAAAGGtgtgtataaaaaaaaaattaaaaacaatttaacaatacataaaaaaaagtataccaaaaaaaatattttgaagaacattatagaaaattatttaaatatagcTGGCCCtcctaaaatatttttaaaatttttaaaaaataaaagcaaaTTATTGATAATtcaaaaacatttttattatgacAACTATgaacaaaaatttaaagaaactaacatattatttcaaatcccaattatttttatatttaataataatgtatataaaatattgttaaaaaaaaaatatattttaattgatattaaaataaaaagtaagaAATATTcaattgaagaaaaaaaaaaaaaactaagtGAAAATACAATTATAATAAACCCAAAAAATAGATgttatttttcatatcatTTTGTTGATATGTACTCATTTAAATTTCTTCtaaattcaataaaaaatagaaactataaatatgaaatatataatatcattataaatataatattacaCTATTTAGTTCTCATAAAAACACGTAAGCAGgcaaattatttaaattctttaattCTCAGGAAATTATTATTG gtttataaattattaaagacAAAAGTTAGTGAGAAACGTGATGCTTATGTAATTGGTATATTATTATGTATAGAATTTTTTAACtgctattttcattttagtTCGTATTTCATTCAGATTGAAAATaggaaattaaaaatggaaattaaaaaagaaataacaaATTGTAAATATTTCGATAAAAtggataaaaatatagactttttatttaaaaattttagaagCTATTTATcgcaaattttttttttttttaaagaatccGTTTGTagattataa